ACACTCAGCGCTATTCTTCTCTTTGGACGGCTTTACAATTTTATGCTCCATCACATAGTGTATCCATCTTCTCACGCTTGGGAGTACACGAAAATACACGGAGTATTACGGAGTTTCTATCTAAACAATCGAACATTTGGAACAGTTAAGGTTTCTGGCTATTGTTAGAAAAATAGTAAATCTTCAGTACACAGGGCGCCATTTACGAAGAATTTCTAACAAAAAATTTCACGATTAAAATCGACCAAGCCAAGTGGCACGAAGTAGAGAAAGTTGGAATCaagaattcattattttttaaacatgctgatggtttttttcctctcacaTGCATCCAGTTAGGAGAATGTTATTCTGTTTAAGAAACTAAGAATTTATCATTTGCAAGTGTGCTCcattgcatttttatgatttcgAACTTTTCCAAAGAAAACAGTAACTGATGTTCGATTGTAAATATCGCAACCCTGCAATACAACcggaaacgaaacacaatacATCTAATTTGCGAACCTTTGTTACACCCGGTGCACCTGTCTTGTCCCTACACCTCAACCATGTTGGACTGTGTCGCGGGTGTTTGATTCGTACGGGTCAGCGCATCTTCCACACTCGTGCCTTTTACCGGTGGCGATTGAGCCGTGCCGGATGAGCTGGAGGATGATGTTCCGCAACCAGAGCTGGTACCATTGTTCTCGATCCCAGTTGGTGAACCATCCGATGGGGAACTGCTGCCTGCATCGTACGAATTTCCCGAGCAACGGTtagatgttgatgatggtcgCGGTGAAGGACATTGTCCCCGTTGTGACTGGTCGTGGTTTGGTGGCTGTTGTCCTTCAACACTGCCGGACTGGTTTGCAGACAAGAGATTTACAATTTCCGGCTCGGACAGTAGACGATATCGTATGAGACTTTCCGGAGACTCTGCTATATGAGCGATGATCATATATCGATTTATTTTGTGAGGTCGTAACACGCGTCCAGTTAAACACACGGGTAACAATGGTTAAACGACGATACGGTACGCAtgcaaaatattattaatagtAGCAACATTGGCGATGGTTGTGATGTTAGTAAATGGCGGTTAGAGACAACGCGTGTTAGGGAAAAACATGGTCGTAGCGTTGCAGCGATGTATAGGACACCAATATCCGAAGAATCATTATcaaacccatcatccagagagaaaattttgtaaaatatacAGGCagcatgtaaaaaaaaagataacacaGTCGTTAGTACATATTCAAATACTATTCTACGCAGTAAGTATAAGTAGGGTGTGAGCAACATTAGACATTCAACAGTACAACAATTTGGGGAAAGCAAAGGAACGGAAGGATCTATGTGTAaggataggaaaaaaagggataaaagtTATATTAATTAGTCAACTATCTATACTCTGTGCAAGTGTAATAATTATAACGTATATCATCAACAACACGCACGGTCAGCAAAATGTTCGTTGTTGCTGATGGATTTCGACATATTTGCACTTAAAATGAAGATTATATTGCAGTTTATATTGCATATCACGAAACATTTGATTCTCCAAATGTTATTCATTGTGCACGTTGAACAGCGTAACAGTTAAGTAAAATGATAACCGtaacaaaacatctttttcaaCTTATTGTCTACTAATTACTACTGAAAGGCACGTCACGTAAAAATCACGACATTGCCCAATACATATGTCAGTGATATCTAATATATGAATCTAACTTTAAATTCAACTTTGTTGAGTTATGGTACCAATTGAACATATGCAGCGAAAACAGGACAGACTAAGTAATAATGCATTGATACGTCGTAATCAACTGGTTCTGTCTAATATGTTTGTGTCTCTTCCATGACTTtcattagcttttttttgttcgagaaATCGCAATAAGGATGAAGCCTGGTGCATGATtacgcaaacaaataaaatggaacaCTCCATCCATGCTGCGATACTTCGACTCAATCGAAGGTTTATTAGAATGCGGGCTTTGCACACGATGTGGCAATGGTGCCGCCGGATTATGTTCTATTTTCTAGTTACGATGCTAACGAGGCAGGTTAGAGTGCACACTTGGTCAAATCTTAATTTCAGGTTCGTAAACCTATCGtactgggaaacttttttctttaaatccGCCTAACATACGTAGGCATAACGCCAAGGCGAGATTGATCCGATAGAAACAGGTCCCGCTCTTTCGTATCTACTAATGCATCTCTGCTCTCCTCTACGATCGTACAATAGTATCATTCGACACTAATTACTATACACATTCGAtgctttcgcacactttgctCACTCTACTATATGTCTAACGTTTTAAGCcatcgtgttgttgtttttagttCGCTCTACTACTGTCGCGACCACCATCCGATGTCTTCTCAGTGCTTCCACGGCCACTATCCGGGGGACAGGAAGGCATGCGATCGTTCGACgtaccgcgccggaacccaaACTGAAACCCCTCATCAAGCTCATTCTTCTGTAACATCTTCTCGGAAGATGATTTTTCCGCGATCAGCCGCTCGTCGAACGGTGACGAAAAAATGTCGTACTGATCGTGTTCGTTGTGTGACGGTGGTCGTGTCGGCAGACCGCTATCGTCCGTATCGGTGCCGGTTTCACCGTACGCGTCACCGACACCCGACAGCAGTTTCGCTTTCTCCTCGTCCAACGAAGAAGTTTCCGCCATCAGACGCTGTTCCCCGAACGTGGATCCCGACGATGATGCCGAGGCGACGCTCGACGATGGAACGATGCATGAGACGGAGGACGAATTCGATGCAACCGCGCTGGGTTGGCGTTTGCGCAGGGGTAGATCCATATTGGGAGAGACAAACCCGGCCAGCGACCGCGATGGACGGCGCTGATCGTTTCGTCGCCCGGCGCTGTATCGTTCCGTCCCGCACGAGGTGCCGGCTACCATTTCCGACCTGCCGGTAGAAATGGCGGAGGACGAGGTCCGGACACTGAACGTCATCTTCCTGaacattttgttgatttgaCCAAACCAGGAACTTCGCCTCCATGCGCCTTTACCTGGAGGGAGGGAGTGGTAGCGGTAGTGGTAGGGCATTGGTAAATTGAAAGTATATACTGGTTCGGGAGACGGTAACATTTGCCGCTTTTCCAATAATCGCCAATTAGATTGATAGAAAATGCCGCTTCTGTGGATCGCTTTCCTTTCGCACGGCATTCGCTTGATGCTTTTCTCCTGAAAAGGCCTTttacattaaacaaataacaGTGTGGAAAGGAAATGGGAATCTTTGATAGGATAGGATTGCAGCGCTCACCATGCAAATTCTCTGTCTTAACCATGTGAGCAGCAATGGTAAGCGTTTGTGTTACGACCTGCACCTCCAGTACACCGTCTTGATTAATGGTTAATGACCGTTCGAATTCTgtagttttataatttttccaaATACCCAACGCACAATGACACATCGAATATATTGAGGAACTTTTAAATATCTATTGATAAAGTTTTGTTCTCGAATTTTGCAATTTAGATTTCTACAGTAGGGGCTCACACcaacagaaattaatttttactatTATCATGCCATGGATATCAATTGGTACCAATTTTCTGCCTGATAAATTCTTCCACCAACATTTCCATCCACCAAacatttactttttatcataaaatccAACAATCAGACAAACATTCACACGATCCTTAAAAGCACACGGACACAATTTAGAACGTTATCCAATGTGCGGCGTAGTAACATTATCACGCCGTACCACAACAAGCGTGCACATATAGTAAATAATATGAAAGTTTTCTAGTGTTTCATTTAAGTGGGGTAATTTCGAATGGTTCTCTATATAGTTTCccaatttccctttttttacaaatatgtTGTTCTATTATAACGTGCTGCGCAATCTTTAGTAGGAGCGATGTAGTGCATGATGATAAAATGAATCTGGGATGTTTTATGATTagctttgtttgtgttttggaaAGGATGAGTGTTTGATGATATTTTACTATTTAGGTACATGTACGTCGCgtcagtgtg
This Anopheles marshallii chromosome 3, idAnoMarsDA_429_01, whole genome shotgun sequence DNA region includes the following protein-coding sequences:
- the LOC128712426 gene encoding putative protein TPRXL, which translates into the protein MIIAHIAESPESLIRYRLLSEPEIVNLLSANQSGSVEGQQPPNHDQSQRGQCPSPRPSSTSNRCSGNSYDAGSSSPSDGSPTGIENNGTSSGCGTSSSSSSGTAQSPPVKGTSVEDALTRTNQTPATQSNMVEV